A genomic stretch from Spirochaetota bacterium includes:
- a CDS encoding SCP2 sterol-binding domain-containing protein: MSVFKDTKHIEMILGEFWNELHEKMGQDFQDSDLSILFVIKNPDTHLFVAKDGVSIGDEAKGKKPTITMTMTGEAVHKFWLKKLNLVKALAKREIKTKGPVTKVMKFMPMADPGYELYKEYCEKYNLPLE; encoded by the coding sequence ATGTCGGTTTTTAAAGATACTAAGCATATTGAGATGATACTTGGTGAATTTTGGAATGAATTGCATGAGAAGATGGGACAGGATTTTCAGGATTCTGATCTATCGATTTTGTTTGTTATTAAAAATCCTGATACGCATCTATTTGTCGCCAAAGATGGAGTATCCATTGGTGATGAGGCGAAGGGAAAGAAGCCCACAATAACCATGACAATGACTGGTGAGGCTGTTCATAAGTTTTGGCTTAAGAAATTAAATCTTGTAAAGGCTTTGGCCAAAAGAGAGATCAAGACAAAGGGGCCTGTTACTAAGGTGATGAAATTTATGCCAATGGCGGATCCAGGTTATGAACTCTATAAGGAATATTGTGAGAAATATAATCTTCCCTTAGAATAA
- a CDS encoding acyl-CoA dehydrogenase family protein, protein MNYFDINVDLDDDDIALRDAAHTFAAEIMRPIARELDTMSAEDVIADGSPLWDFIRKSYELGYHKVLLPDLYGGLGLTPLQSHLVLEELSWGSVGLSVVIGVCSFPAFVAIMSGDDELIDEFAKPFSECTDGSIRGCWAITEPDHGSDTLIGHGESFWHDPNVRGNVQARLVGDEWVINGQKSAWVSCGTIATHSVLFCQIDPSLGMAGGGVCICPLDIKGVSKGKPLEKMGQRDLNQGEIYFDDVKIPKRYMICEPDFYPEMLEMILGTANAGMSIMATGCARAAFEEALVYSKERVQGGKPIIEHQSVRKRIFDMFAKVETCRALSRAVMNFTLNTSPPLVEYSIAAKTMTTQLCFEVTNEAVQMLGGNGLTREYHTEKLFRDARSALIEDGNNEVLAMGGGKVIAETYPRIE, encoded by the coding sequence ATGAATTATTTTGATATTAATGTTGATTTAGATGATGATGATATTGCGTTAAGGGATGCCGCTCATACATTTGCAGCAGAGATCATGAGACCTATAGCAAGGGAGTTGGATACGATGAGCGCTGAGGATGTGATTGCGGATGGTTCACCATTGTGGGATTTTATCAGAAAGAGTTATGAACTTGGATACCATAAGGTATTGCTGCCCGATTTATATGGTGGATTGGGACTAACGCCTTTACAGAGCCATCTGGTATTGGAGGAATTATCGTGGGGCAGCGTAGGATTGTCAGTTGTAATAGGTGTGTGCAGCTTTCCAGCTTTTGTCGCGATTATGTCTGGTGATGATGAACTCATTGATGAGTTTGCCAAGCCATTCAGTGAGTGCACAGATGGAAGCATACGCGGATGCTGGGCTATTACAGAACCAGACCACGGTTCAGATACTCTGATCGGTCATGGGGAGTCCTTCTGGCACGATCCAAATGTAAGGGGTAATGTACAGGCGCGGCTTGTCGGGGATGAATGGGTCATTAATGGGCAGAAATCTGCTTGGGTTTCATGCGGGACCATCGCAACACATTCCGTGCTTTTCTGTCAGATCGATCCTTCTTTGGGTATGGCAGGTGGCGGAGTATGCATTTGTCCTCTGGATATTAAAGGTGTTTCCAAGGGTAAGCCGCTTGAGAAGATGGGGCAAAGGGATCTAAATCAAGGAGAGATATACTTCGATGATGTCAAGATTCCTAAAAGGTATATGATTTGTGAACCAGATTTTTATCCGGAGATGCTTGAAATGATTTTAGGAACTGCTAATGCGGGGATGAGTATCATGGCAACTGGATGCGCTAGAGCCGCTTTTGAGGAGGCCCTTGTTTATTCTAAGGAGAGGGTTCAGGGCGGAAAGCCAATAATTGAACACCAATCCGTACGGAAACGTATTTTTGATATGTTTGCCAAGGTGGAGACATGCAGGGCTCTCTCGAGAGCAGTGATGAATTTTACTCTGAATACTTCACCTCCATTGGTTGAGTATTCCATAGCTGCAAAGACAATGACTACACAATTATGCTTTGAGGTTACAAATGAGGCGGTTCAGATGCTTGGAGGAAATGGGCTTACAAGAGAATATCATACTGAAAAGTTATTCCGAGATGCAAGAAGCGCATTGATCGAAGATGGTAATAATGAGGTTCTGGCAATGGGTGGAGGAAAGGTTATAGCGGAGACTTATCCAAGGATTGAATAG
- a CDS encoding CaiB/BaiF CoA-transferase family protein yields MASALEGIKILDLSRLLPFNYCTLMLADLGVDVLKVEEPTLGDYMRWFPPKLKNENAIFLMANRNKRSMTLNLKDAKGREILCQLVKEYDVLFESFRPGVMNKLGVGYDTLKQINPRLIFCSSTGYGQDGPYKDRPGHDMNYISVAGILDATGRHTGAPVIPGIPIADMSIGIFSAFSILTGVIARDRNGKGQHIDVSMTDCMVSYNMINIAQHLMSKLVQNSNELNVIGEAPYYNVFKAKDSKYISLGNIEEKFWVNFVNLIGREDLKEHQFSIGEKRKEVMEEIQNIISTKTRREWLDIFEGEDICYAPVNDIEDMMNDPHVKHRDMLLHMEHPVEGRITSVGFPFKFSETPGEIRSPSPTFGQHTDEVMKRLGYNDDELKDLRDKGVI; encoded by the coding sequence ATGGCTTCAGCATTAGAGGGTATAAAGATATTGGATTTATCTCGGTTGCTCCCTTTTAATTACTGCACATTGATGCTGGCTGATTTGGGAGTTGATGTTTTAAAGGTTGAAGAACCGACATTAGGGGATTATATGAGATGGTTTCCCCCAAAATTAAAGAATGAAAATGCTATTTTTTTAATGGCTAATCGTAACAAGAGGAGTATGACCCTGAATCTAAAGGATGCCAAGGGTAGGGAGATACTCTGTCAATTAGTAAAGGAGTATGATGTCTTATTCGAGAGTTTTAGACCTGGCGTAATGAACAAATTAGGGGTTGGCTATGACACGCTAAAGCAGATTAATCCTAGACTAATTTTTTGTTCCTCAACAGGTTATGGACAGGATGGCCCCTACAAGGATAGACCTGGACACGATATGAACTACATCAGTGTTGCCGGTATTCTTGATGCCACTGGACGTCATACAGGAGCGCCTGTGATTCCAGGGATTCCAATTGCTGATATGAGCATTGGAATATTCTCAGCCTTTTCAATTTTAACAGGTGTTATTGCCAGAGACAGAAACGGCAAGGGCCAACATATCGATGTGTCTATGACTGACTGCATGGTGTCATATAATATGATAAATATCGCTCAACATCTAATGAGTAAATTGGTGCAGAATTCAAACGAACTCAATGTTATAGGGGAAGCTCCCTATTATAATGTGTTTAAAGCCAAGGATAGCAAATACATCTCATTGGGTAACATTGAGGAGAAGTTTTGGGTGAATTTTGTGAATCTTATTGGACGAGAAGATCTCAAGGAACATCAATTTTCCATAGGAGAAAAGAGGAAAGAGGTCATGGAGGAGATACAAAATATCATATCTACAAAGACTAGGAGAGAATGGTTGGATATATTCGAGGGAGAGGACATATGTTATGCCCCTGTCAATGATATAGAAGATATGATGAATGATCCTCATGTAAAGCATAGGGATATGTTACTGCATATGGAACATCCTGTAGAGGGAAGAATAACGTCAGTTGGCTTCCCTTTTAAATTTTCTGAAACGCCGGGAGAGATAAGATCGCCTTCACCAACCTTTGGTCAACACACAGATGAAGTTATGAAGCGTTTGGGATACAATGATGACGAATTGAAGGATTTGAGAGACAAGGGTGTAATATGA
- a CDS encoding sigma-70 family RNA polymerase sigma factor, giving the protein MAKKSEIDIEEFYLRYSPMVFRRCRYLLRDEDSAQDAMHEVFVRLLEYQNRLKDAYPSSLLYTIATNVCLNIIRDQKRHKRVEGNDILEQIAQSDLLRERFENREFLNFLFSKEKQTTREIAVMHYVDKMTLNEISRRTGLSHSGVRKRLRKLKDNVKAFREDAL; this is encoded by the coding sequence GTGGCAAAGAAGAGTGAGATTGATATTGAAGAGTTTTATCTTCGCTACAGCCCAATGGTCTTCAGAAGGTGTCGATATTTATTAAGGGATGAAGACAGCGCTCAAGATGCAATGCATGAGGTCTTTGTGCGGTTGCTGGAATATCAAAATAGATTAAAGGATGCTTACCCGTCAAGCCTGCTTTATACCATTGCGACCAATGTCTGTCTAAACATTATACGGGATCAAAAACGGCACAAAAGAGTGGAAGGTAATGATATCCTCGAACAGATCGCTCAATCAGATCTTTTGCGGGAGCGGTTTGAGAACAGGGAATTTTTGAATTTTCTTTTTTCTAAGGAAAAACAAACAACTCGTGAGATTGCTGTGATGCATTATGTTGATAAAATGACTTTGAATGAAATATCCCGGCGCACAGGTTTATCCCATTCAGGTGTTAGAAAACGGTTAAGGAAACTGAAAGATAATGTTAAAGCTTTTAGAGAGGATGCGCTATGA
- a CDS encoding caspase family protein, with translation MKMPVVIICLCMIISVRGRVQAEYFTKKNAIRRFTIVVGANNGGPNRELLKYAVSDARSFHSVMRKMGGVFSADSILVLNPDKRNFYSAFRRIYHAVKQKRKQYRKTELIFYYSGHSDEEGILLGREKVYYTNIKEALKKISADVRIAILDSCSSGAFTRIKGGKKGLPFLIDSAYDMRGDAFMTSSSSDETSQESDRIRGSFFTYYLIIGLRGAADVSRDDRITLNEAYQYAYSETLNRTEKTMRGAQHPHYHIQMTGTGDVILTDIRKSTTRLVLAKEIDGKFFIRDDNNNLVVEFNKPYGASTQLAMAQGNYTVINENRESISQSRFRLNNRSSYILKQSDFLPVKREYTEVRGAKPNQNFPEKVVDPFKIGGYGSILIRFNRIAETRSSQYGIHAGAILNNRYIVGLGWFRLSAPREQKDIAHQEYSAEYPYVDFRYGGILFEYVYKRKGSFTTTTALLIGRGSIGFTENKAYDKYAEDVHGMKGFTVIEPEIKCIWNVSKYIGIGTSLSYRYVSRLDSEYFNHTDLRSLAVSIFIIGGTL, from the coding sequence ATGAAAATGCCTGTAGTGATTATATGTTTATGTATGATAATATCTGTCAGGGGGAGGGTACAAGCAGAGTATTTTACCAAAAAGAACGCTATTCGTCGCTTTACTATTGTAGTGGGTGCGAATAATGGCGGGCCCAATAGAGAGCTTTTGAAATATGCGGTTTCGGATGCCAGATCATTTCATTCTGTTATGCGAAAGATGGGCGGTGTTTTCTCTGCAGATAGTATACTGGTATTGAATCCTGATAAACGGAATTTTTATTCTGCGTTTCGCAGAATTTATCATGCCGTGAAACAGAAAAGGAAACAGTATCGAAAGACGGAACTTATATTTTATTATTCAGGCCATTCTGACGAAGAGGGTATTCTTCTGGGCAGGGAAAAGGTTTATTATACAAATATTAAAGAGGCTCTTAAAAAAATTTCCGCTGATGTGCGAATCGCGATTCTTGATTCATGTTCATCAGGTGCCTTTACTAGAATAAAGGGAGGCAAAAAGGGCCTTCCATTCCTGATTGATTCAGCGTATGATATGCGCGGAGATGCTTTTATGACTTCCAGTTCTTCGGATGAGACCTCCCAGGAGTCAGATAGAATCAGGGGGTCATTTTTCACATATTATCTCATTATTGGGTTGCGGGGCGCGGCAGATGTAAGCCGGGATGATCGTATAACGCTGAATGAGGCATATCAATATGCATATTCTGAGACTCTGAATAGAACCGAAAAGACAATGCGTGGGGCTCAGCATCCACATTACCATATTCAAATGACAGGAACCGGAGATGTGATACTGACAGATATCCGCAAAAGTACCACCCGGTTAGTCTTGGCAAAAGAGATAGACGGTAAATTTTTCATCCGGGATGATAACAATAACCTTGTTGTTGAATTCAATAAACCGTATGGGGCCTCTACACAATTAGCCATGGCACAAGGGAATTACACAGTTATAAATGAAAATAGAGAATCAATTTCTCAGTCGCGGTTTAGATTGAATAATCGATCATCTTATATTCTCAAGCAATCTGATTTTTTACCAGTCAAAAGAGAGTATACAGAGGTGAGGGGGGCAAAGCCTAACCAGAACTTTCCTGAAAAGGTAGTGGATCCTTTTAAAATTGGGGGTTATGGCTCAATACTGATAAGATTTAACCGTATTGCTGAAACACGCTCCTCTCAGTATGGTATCCATGCGGGTGCAATATTGAACAATCGTTATATCGTTGGATTAGGTTGGTTTCGACTTAGTGCGCCAAGGGAACAAAAGGATATTGCTCATCAAGAATACAGTGCTGAGTATCCCTATGTTGATTTTCGCTATGGTGGTATCCTATTTGAATATGTTTATAAAAGAAAGGGTAGTTTTACAACTACAACCGCACTCTTAATCGGCAGAGGATCAATTGGTTTTACAGAAAATAAGGCATATGATAAATATGCAGAGGATGTGCATGGGATGAAGGGATTTACTGTAATTGAACCGGAAATAAAGTGTATTTGGAATGTTTCAAAATATATTGGGATTGGAACAAGCTTGTCTTATCGATATGTATCTCGATTAGATAGTGAATATTTTAATCATACTGATTTACGAAGCCTGGCTGTTTCGATTTTTATAATAGGTGGGACTTTATAG
- a CDS encoding pectinesterase family protein, with the protein MYYPPTNPYPTFNISSIPSGSTCPHGGIQIETGIDDNVNGVLDPEEVDNTENICNEGPHYQNMIVVAKKGGNYTSVQSAIDSIGDADADNPYLIWITPGVYSETVVMKPHVHIQGAGQEMTIITSTVGDDVYPLSEVTLVLTLNTSLRDLTMMNSGNFTYNTALLTEDSANFTQIADVMVKAHGNGSNNYAICISGSGTNIELLNINALSKNGS; encoded by the coding sequence ATGTATTATCCACCCACTAATCCATATCCGACTTTTAACATTTCAAGTATACCTTCAGGGAGCACATGCCCCCATGGCGGCATCCAGATTGAGACGGGTATTGATGACAATGTCAATGGTGTGCTAGATCCTGAGGAAGTTGACAATACTGAAAATATCTGCAATGAAGGGCCTCATTATCAAAACATGATTGTAGTTGCCAAAAAAGGCGGCAACTATACCAGCGTCCAGTCTGCGATAGATAGCATCGGTGATGCGGATGCCGACAACCCTTACCTTATATGGATTACGCCTGGCGTGTATAGTGAAACTGTGGTGATGAAACCCCATGTCCATATCCAGGGAGCTGGCCAGGAAATGACTATCATAACAAGCACGGTAGGCGATGATGTTTATCCACTTTCCGAGGTCACGCTGGTGTTAACATTAAACACAAGCCTGCGGGATTTAACAATGATGAACAGCGGCAACTTCACCTATAACACAGCCCTGTTGACCGAGGATAGTGCCAACTTCACTCAGATTGCCGATGTGATGGTAAAAGCACATGGAAACGGCTCAAACAACTATGCCATATGTATTTCAGGCAGCGGTACTAACATCGAGCTTTTAAATATTAATGCTCTGAGTAAGAACGGTAGTTAA
- a CDS encoding outer membrane lipoprotein-sorting protein, producing MKRYFFIIWILSLWNAPFAFGLTADEIIEEVRKKPFPISGKSVVVLKVFKDDHVSINNISFITKRSKDFTSGKMLVSVTRPSRLKILIHVKENSHTNQWVKLSSGKVKRIIGIHKLQSFIHSHFSIGGLKPSENIILSWKTEYNKYFKAKNLGIVNMLGYECYKIEARPKEINLVKEINIEYDRMEVFLRVSDYFPVRSNFYVEGKLIKYMENHKIKMVGKYPTPFKVIMFIPDSDEKSEIHVKSIKYDIKLFNKKFSKEALR from the coding sequence ATGAAAAGATATTTTTTTATCATATGGATACTATCACTTTGGAATGCGCCGTTTGCTTTTGGATTGACGGCTGATGAAATCATTGAAGAAGTAAGGAAAAAACCATTTCCCATAAGCGGAAAATCGGTTGTTGTTTTAAAGGTGTTTAAAGATGATCATGTATCAATCAATAATATTTCCTTTATTACAAAGCGATCGAAAGATTTCACCAGCGGAAAAATGCTTGTATCAGTGACCAGGCCATCAAGACTGAAAATTCTGATCCATGTAAAAGAGAACAGTCATACCAATCAATGGGTGAAACTATCAAGTGGAAAAGTCAAACGGATCATTGGAATTCATAAATTACAATCATTTATTCATTCGCACTTCTCAATTGGAGGTTTAAAACCCAGTGAGAACATTATTCTTTCATGGAAGACCGAATATAACAAATATTTTAAAGCCAAAAATCTTGGTATCGTCAATATGCTAGGATATGAATGTTATAAAATTGAGGCCCGTCCAAAAGAAATTAACCTAGTAAAGGAAATTAACATAGAATATGATAGAATGGAAGTGTTTTTACGAGTATCTGATTATTTTCCGGTTCGTTCCAATTTTTATGTGGAAGGAAAATTGATAAAATATATGGAAAATCATAAAATCAAGATGGTAGGCAAATATCCGACACCCTTTAAGGTTATCATGTTTATTCCAGATAGTGATGAAAAATCTGAAATTCATGTAAAGTCAATTAAATATGATATAAAATTATTTAACAAAAAATTTAGTAAAGAAGCATTGCGATAA
- a CDS encoding MMPL family transporter, whose product MTITFLPSALAFSKKVVQWMEDFYGGQIPMTSGKKSENDTLLKILLGLCYFVIGNYKKVLIGFSIIIVGTVIGISNLKYETNFINYLPDSNSIKQDIKSLQNKFGGSVPFVAVAKAKSSEYDFTHPDSLKLLEKIQGDLIREVDKFETSFSIMDYMKEVHRAFNENKVEFYKIPDDNMVILDYYLLSDRRIMGRLVSPDKMEATITFQAKWGSNEEAKSEAIHISEYLEKNLGENHTINFTGLTTLYVKMEHRLKQSLIRSFSVAFVIILFMMLFVCRSFSLTLLCMIPNLLPILVTIGIMGWLKLPLDVSTIMIASITLGIAVDDTIHFVVGLRRYFVSHDKINASLLHVFREVGKPVTVTSIVLFSGFIILLFGSILPTKTFGALSSFAIIFALICDLLLLPALIIIFKPKIIPIDDAQKSEVSYKRPSGKRFGLKAMQMKK is encoded by the coding sequence ATGACCATTACATTTCTTCCTTCGGCCCTTGCCTTTTCGAAAAAAGTCGTTCAGTGGATGGAAGACTTTTATGGGGGGCAAATACCCATGACATCTGGAAAAAAGAGTGAAAATGACACTTTATTAAAAATTTTGTTAGGCCTGTGTTATTTTGTCATCGGTAATTACAAGAAAGTTCTCATAGGCTTTTCAATTATTATAGTTGGAACGGTCATTGGTATTTCGAATTTGAAGTATGAAACAAATTTTATCAACTACCTACCGGATAGCAATTCGATCAAACAGGACATAAAATCCCTTCAGAACAAATTTGGCGGGTCGGTTCCATTTGTGGCAGTCGCTAAAGCGAAGTCAAGTGAGTATGATTTTACACATCCTGATAGCTTAAAATTATTAGAAAAGATACAAGGAGACCTTATAAGAGAAGTTGATAAATTTGAAACATCTTTTTCCATAATGGATTACATGAAAGAGGTACACCGTGCTTTCAATGAAAACAAGGTGGAATTTTACAAGATACCCGATGACAATATGGTGATTCTCGATTATTACCTGCTTAGTGATCGAAGGATTATGGGGAGACTGGTATCCCCTGATAAAATGGAGGCAACGATTACATTTCAGGCGAAATGGGGATCAAATGAAGAGGCCAAGAGTGAAGCTATTCACATTTCCGAATATCTGGAAAAAAATTTGGGAGAGAATCATACCATCAATTTTACGGGGCTTACAACGCTCTACGTGAAGATGGAGCATCGCTTGAAGCAAAGCCTGATCAGAAGTTTTTCTGTAGCATTTGTCATCATCCTTTTTATGATGCTATTTGTTTGCAGAAGTTTTTCGTTAACCCTTTTATGTATGATTCCCAACCTGCTCCCCATACTTGTGACCATCGGCATTATGGGCTGGCTCAAGCTTCCTTTGGATGTTTCAACCATCATGATTGCAAGTATCACCCTTGGTATTGCCGTAGATGACACGATCCATTTTGTCGTGGGTTTGAGAAGATATTTTGTGTCTCACGATAAAATAAATGCTTCTCTTCTACATGTATTTAGAGAAGTGGGGAAACCAGTGACTGTAACCAGCATTGTCCTTTTTTCAGGATTTATCATTCTACTATTTGGGTCAATATTGCCGACAAAAACATTTGGCGCGCTTAGTTCCTTTGCCATAATTTTTGCCCTTATTTGTGATTTGCTGTTGCTTCCTGCACTGATCATTATTTTTAAACCCAAAATAATCCCAATAGATGATGCTCAGAAATCCGAGGTTAGTTACAAGCGGCCTTCAGGAAAACGATTTGGCTTGAAGGCAATGCAGATGAAAAAATGA
- a CDS encoding MMPL family transporter: protein MNRFIDIIIKNYRWIIIITTVLAISAGCVFAQKMFTKQLFVNNIDIFFEKDDPDLVLYKRFVKTFGSEEIIAIVISDMDIFTTENIEIIRKISRMAKSTLGVANVFSLTEHITYMADEEDIAFQKLVPNGALNQEKLLEIKNTILGDEILSGWLVSKNGRDTIIVMELMPFKDNIKKQKLILEIREKAQKIAGKNRKLIFTGPPYVECEISRLSQRDFLLFTPIVFFIIFILVVFLLRNGVLSILCQMDLFITLILSLGLFTLCGESLNIVTTSIGPILLVIAVADSLHVLSHFRDRYNPLKDDHLEVVSSVTKRL from the coding sequence ATGAACCGTTTTATTGACATTATCATTAAAAACTATCGGTGGATTATTATAATTACGACAGTACTAGCAATTTCTGCTGGATGCGTGTTTGCCCAGAAGATGTTTACAAAACAGCTTTTTGTAAACAATATCGACATTTTTTTTGAAAAGGATGATCCGGATCTCGTCCTTTATAAAAGGTTTGTTAAAACATTTGGCAGCGAGGAGATCATTGCTATTGTCATATCTGACATGGATATATTTACTACTGAAAACATCGAGATCATACGAAAAATCTCACGCATGGCAAAATCCACCCTGGGCGTTGCCAATGTATTTAGTTTGACCGAGCATATAACCTACATGGCAGATGAGGAGGATATCGCATTTCAAAAGCTGGTGCCAAATGGCGCCTTAAATCAGGAAAAGCTTCTTGAAATTAAAAATACGATTCTTGGAGATGAAATTCTATCTGGCTGGCTGGTTTCCAAAAATGGCAGAGATACCATCATTGTTATGGAACTTATGCCGTTTAAAGATAATATTAAAAAACAGAAACTCATATTAGAAATAAGAGAAAAAGCTCAGAAAATAGCAGGTAAGAATAGAAAGCTTATTTTTACAGGCCCTCCATATGTTGAATGTGAAATAAGCCGGCTTTCTCAAAGGGATTTTCTCCTTTTTACACCGATTGTATTTTTTATTATTTTTATTCTGGTCGTGTTTTTACTTAGAAACGGAGTGCTCTCTATCCTATGCCAGATGGATCTATTCATAACATTGATCCTCTCACTTGGACTGTTTACTCTTTGCGGAGAATCGTTAAATATAGTAACAACATCCATCGGGCCCATTCTTTTGGTTATTGCTGTTGCTGATTCACTCCATGTCCTTTCCCACTTTCGGGATCGGTATAATCCCTTAAAGGATGATCATTTGGAAGTCGTTTCATCCGTTACCAAGCGGCTTTAG
- a CDS encoding FAD-binding protein, translated as MNWNEETEVLIIGFGGAGATAAITAHDLGAHVLIVEKMETGGGNTNVSLGGFLNIKDFDQGFLYLDNLCNSVSQMVEPEMIRTFTHECMKNREWIEAFEVSTVIYGGAAFPHLPGSDSIEKLLIKGSKEEGENTFWHLFRTEVEKRQIPVYHNAQAKDIITDTKGRVIGVVILKGEEEISVKINRAVILTCGGFEYNDWMKMNYLKGYPYHSFGSPGNTGDGLRMAQRIGADLWHTSSVSTPLGFKAPEFEAAFMIRPPSNHYIYLDKQGKRFASELAEIHAYNFIVDYFDPHSHEYPRIPCYMIFDDHARKTGAIGITTLGYNQGKYKWSDDNIKEINRGWIISDETLPGLAKKINVDMVSLENTVNRYNHYCKQKHDDDYQRPNDTLEPIGPGPYYSMELMPCLLNTQGGPRRNHKAQILNTDCNPIPRLYSAGELGSIFGMLYQGAGNLGECLAFGRIAGREAANEQLME; from the coding sequence ATGAACTGGAATGAAGAAACTGAAGTGCTTATAATCGGCTTTGGCGGAGCAGGTGCAACAGCAGCCATTACTGCTCATGATCTGGGAGCCCATGTCTTAATTGTTGAGAAGATGGAAACCGGTGGCGGAAATACCAATGTCTCCCTTGGCGGATTTTTAAATATCAAGGATTTTGACCAAGGTTTTTTATATCTGGATAATCTGTGCAATAGTGTTTCACAGATGGTTGAGCCTGAGATGATTCGAACCTTTACTCATGAGTGTATGAAAAACAGGGAATGGATTGAAGCCTTTGAGGTTAGCACAGTCATATATGGAGGAGCCGCTTTCCCTCATCTGCCGGGATCTGATTCCATTGAAAAATTGCTAATAAAGGGGAGTAAAGAGGAAGGAGAAAACACCTTTTGGCATCTTTTTCGCACAGAGGTTGAAAAACGCCAAATTCCAGTCTATCATAATGCCCAAGCAAAGGATATTATAACTGATACAAAAGGCAGAGTGATTGGAGTTGTAATTTTGAAAGGTGAAGAAGAGATTTCTGTAAAAATCAATAGAGCGGTTATACTCACCTGTGGTGGTTTCGAATACAATGACTGGATGAAGATGAACTACCTGAAAGGCTATCCATATCATTCCTTTGGATCGCCCGGAAATACTGGGGATGGTTTGCGCATGGCCCAGCGCATTGGAGCAGATCTTTGGCATACATCCAGCGTCTCCACTCCTCTTGGTTTCAAGGCCCCTGAATTTGAGGCCGCTTTCATGATTCGACCTCCATCCAATCATTACATCTATTTGGATAAACAAGGCAAACGCTTTGCCTCAGAATTAGCCGAAATACACGCCTATAATTTTATCGTTGATTATTTTGATCCACATAGCCATGAATACCCTCGCATCCCCTGCTACATGATCTTTGATGATCATGCACGTAAAACAGGCGCAATTGGCATCACGACTTTAGGATACAACCAGGGTAAATATAAATGGTCTGATGATAACATTAAAGAGATAAACCGTGGCTGGATTATTTCTGATGAAACCCTCCCTGGTCTGGCAAAGAAGATTAACGTGGATATGGTTTCCCTTGAGAATACGGTTAACAGGTATAACCATTACTGTAAGCAGAAGCATGACGATGATTATCAACGCCCTAATGATACTCTTGAACCTATTGGGCCAGGGCCATACTATTCAATGGAACTCATGCCATGTCTCCTGAACACTCAGGGCGGTCCGAGGAGAAATCATAAAGCACAAATTCTAAATACAGATTGTAATCCCATCCCTCGATTATATAGCGCTGGAGAATTGGGTTCCATTTTCGGTATGCTATATCAAGGCGCCGGCAACCTGGGTGAATGCCTGGCCTTTGGTCGCATTGCTGGAAGGGAAGCCGCAAACGAACAACTTATGGAATAA